In Actinomycetota bacterium, a genomic segment contains:
- the truB gene encoding tRNA pseudouridine(55) synthase TruB, translated as MKNSRHESKSSGGNAAHLASGIAAPGPSLPCALLLVDKPAGLTSHDVVSRLRRLTGIKKIGHAGTLDPFATGLLLMMVGKATRLFDYFMPLDKEYLVTVQFGASSTTGDIDGEIAAVAGGAITESALLDILPEFTGTIDQKAHAFSAVKVDGEALYRKARRGETVEAPVRQIEITQLSLESFDTEIQQASLKVACSKGTYIRQLVEDIAVRLGTAAYALALRRTRIGDYRVEQAASLEELAALPAESLLTGGNPSFISGLGALYFLPVRQVDEIEARAVKNGRRLDGEDTGPVRVASGKELLAIYGPGDKPGELRPLLVLS; from the coding sequence TTGAAGAACAGTAGGCACGAAAGTAAGTCATCTGGCGGTAACGCCGCCCATTTAGCCAGCGGCATTGCTGCCCCCGGCCCTTCGCTTCCCTGCGCCCTGCTGCTTGTCGACAAGCCGGCCGGTCTTACTTCCCACGACGTGGTCAGCCGGCTGCGGCGGCTCACAGGCATAAAAAAAATCGGCCATGCCGGTACGCTCGACCCTTTTGCCACCGGCCTGCTGCTCATGATGGTCGGCAAGGCGACCCGCCTGTTCGATTATTTCATGCCGCTGGACAAGGAGTACCTGGTCACCGTGCAGTTCGGAGCTTCATCGACCACTGGCGACATCGACGGTGAGATAGCCGCGGTAGCCGGGGGCGCGATAACCGAATCAGCCCTGCTTGATATCCTCCCGGAGTTCACCGGGACCATCGATCAGAAAGCTCACGCGTTCTCGGCGGTCAAGGTCGATGGCGAGGCGCTCTACAGGAAAGCCAGGCGCGGCGAGACAGTTGAAGCGCCGGTGCGCCAGATCGAGATCACTCAGCTGTCGCTGGAGTCGTTCGACACCGAAATACAACAGGCATCCCTCAAGGTCGCCTGTTCCAAGGGAACCTACATCAGGCAGCTGGTCGAGGACATCGCCGTCCGGCTCGGGACTGCGGCTTATGCCCTCGCGCTCAGGCGGACCCGGATCGGTGATTACAGGGTCGAACAGGCTGCCAGCCTCGAAGAACTTGCCGCGTTGCCAGCGGAATCGCTGCTCACCGGCGGCAACCCGTCTTTTATTTCCGGGTTGGGTGCGCTATATTTCCTTCCCGTGAGACAAGTGGACGAAATCGAAGCGAGGGCTGTCAAAAACGGGCGCCGGCTTGACGGCGAAGACACCGGGCCGGTTCGCGTTGCGAGCGGCAAGGAGTTGCTGGCGATCTACGGCCCTGGTGACAAACCGGGCGAGCTGCGACCACTGCTGGTGCTGTCGTGA
- a CDS encoding ribosome maturation factor RimP, whose translation MKKATIIEDVELTLAKDLPDVDLVDVEVAGGGGNQVLRVFIDHPDGVDHELCALVTGLLGRYQEDHTVEVSSPGLEKRLRKPEHFRKAVGQKINVKTFGPVEGRRNFTGFLFSADGEKLELELEDGSRISLPLEDVAIARTVFEFDQLEKPRKKRRKKE comes from the coding sequence GTGAAAAAAGCAACCATAATCGAAGATGTGGAACTGACTCTGGCAAAAGATTTGCCGGATGTCGACTTGGTCGATGTCGAGGTTGCCGGAGGCGGTGGAAACCAGGTTTTGAGGGTTTTTATCGACCATCCGGATGGCGTTGACCACGAGCTGTGCGCACTGGTTACCGGCCTGCTGGGCCGCTACCAGGAGGACCACACGGTCGAGGTCTCCTCGCCGGGTCTGGAAAAAAGACTGCGAAAGCCGGAACATTTCCGGAAAGCGGTCGGACAAAAGATCAATGTTAAGACATTCGGCCCGGTGGAAGGCAGGCGAAACTTCACCGGTTTTTTGTTCTCTGCGGACGGGGAAAAGCTGGAGCTCGAGCTTGAAGATGGCAGTCGGATATCGCTGCCTCTTGAAGATGTGGCGATAGCCCGCACGGTCTTCGAGTTCGACCAGCTGGAGAAGCCGCGAAAGAAGCGGCGTAAAAAAGAGTGA
- a CDS encoding DUF503 domain-containing protein, with protein sequence MSSSRRKKLQQPDGYVGILAVDILFPENGSLKDKRQYLRSLKAGLARKLGASVSEVGYHDLWQRSRIILSLCGNSCTET encoded by the coding sequence TTGAGTTCTTCGAGACGAAAGAAGTTGCAGCAACCTGACGGTTATGTCGGTATCCTGGCGGTGGACATCCTTTTTCCGGAGAACGGCTCCCTCAAGGACAAGCGCCAGTACCTCCGCAGCCTGAAGGCAGGACTGGCGCGCAAGCTGGGCGCCTCCGTGTCCGAAGTCGGCTATCATGACCTCTGGCAACGCTCCAGGATCATCCTCTCCCTCTGCGGCAACTCTTGTACAGAAACCTAA
- a CDS encoding bifunctional riboflavin kinase/FAD synthetase codes for MRVYRELGEVPKGKRIVAIGTFDGVHIGHQRIIGDAVAAAKEQGARSMVMTFHPHPLSVIAPDKCPPILTPLNIKTDLIGTLGADELLIIPFTDEFSHLSPSVFCEMLFSSNLGATQVIVGDNFRFGYKAGGDIAFLEEYGRKVGMKVIAEPLVTAGEQPISSTRIRNLLLDGNVAEVREILSRPPSTHGKVVHGDKRGRALGVRTANIEAQVDCIFPGRGVYLADLFIGKDPYACLVNVGQNPTFCSTDEDSRERMRIEAHILDFDRNLYGFNVRVDFLERVRDEKKFDGPEALVAQIKEDIATARRYKGFAASQPRK; via the coding sequence GTGAGGGTCTATCGCGAACTCGGGGAGGTACCCAAGGGCAAGCGGATCGTCGCCATCGGCACCTTTGACGGCGTCCACATCGGCCATCAGCGGATCATCGGCGACGCAGTCGCCGCCGCGAAGGAGCAGGGCGCCAGGAGCATGGTGATGACTTTCCACCCTCACCCTCTCTCGGTCATAGCCCCGGACAAATGCCCTCCCATCCTGACGCCGCTTAACATCAAGACCGATCTCATCGGCACCCTGGGGGCGGATGAGCTGCTGATCATCCCGTTCACCGATGAGTTCTCCCACCTTTCCCCTTCCGTATTCTGCGAGATGCTTTTTTCCTCGAACCTGGGCGCCACCCAGGTGATCGTCGGCGACAACTTCCGCTTCGGCTACAAGGCCGGCGGCGACATCGCCTTCCTCGAGGAATACGGCCGCAAGGTCGGCATGAAGGTCATCGCCGAACCGCTGGTGACCGCCGGCGAGCAGCCCATCTCCTCGACCCGTATCCGCAACCTGCTGCTTGACGGTAACGTGGCCGAAGTCAGGGAGATCCTCAGCCGGCCACCCTCTACCCATGGAAAGGTCGTCCATGGGGACAAGCGGGGGCGGGCGCTGGGCGTGCGAACCGCCAATATCGAGGCCCAGGTCGACTGTATCTTCCCTGGCAGGGGGGTCTACCTGGCGGACCTTTTCATCGGCAAGGATCCCTACGCCTGCCTGGTCAACGTCGGCCAGAACCCGACCTTCTGCTCAACCGATGAGGACAGCCGCGAACGTATGCGCATCGAGGCCCACATCCTCGACTTCGACCGCAATCTTTATGGTTTCAACGTGCGGGTGGACTTCCTCGAGCGGGTGCGTGACGAGAAGAAGTTCGACGGGCCCGAGGCATTGGTGGCCCAGATAAAGGAAGATATAGCAACAGCCCGCCGCTACAAGGGATTCGCCGCCTCGCAACCCCGCAAATAA
- a CDS encoding type 1 glutamine amidotransferase has translation MTGISGKKVAVVFATGFEDSELTEPVASLRQAGATVTLVGMNEADKAGITGKHGTRVNADATIDEVRAEDFDALMIPGGRGPALLREDERVLEFTREFDAGGKPLAAICHGPQVLASAGLLKGRTATSFFTVGPEVKKAGARFVNRPVVVDGNLITSRMPRDIPAFTEAIMAALRK, from the coding sequence ATGACTGGTATATCGGGAAAGAAAGTCGCGGTTGTATTTGCGACAGGCTTCGAGGACTCAGAACTGACTGAGCCTGTGGCCTCCCTGAGACAGGCCGGCGCCACGGTCACGCTTGTGGGTATGAACGAAGCAGACAAGGCCGGGATCACCGGCAAGCACGGCACTAGAGTGAATGCCGACGCGACTATCGACGAGGTCAGGGCTGAAGACTTCGACGCCCTTATGATTCCGGGCGGCAGGGGGCCGGCGCTACTGCGTGAGGACGAGCGGGTGCTCGAATTCACGCGCGAGTTCGATGCTGGTGGAAAACCGCTGGCGGCCATCTGCCACGGTCCGCAGGTGCTGGCTTCAGCCGGACTCCTCAAGGGCCGTACGGCGACCAGTTTTTTCACCGTGGGGCCCGAGGTCAAAAAAGCGGGAGCCAGATTCGTCAACAGACCGGTGGTCGTCGACGGCAATCTGATCACATCCCGGATGCCCAGGGATATCCCGGCATTCACCGAAGCGATTATGGCCGCCCTGCGAAAGTGA
- the infB gene encoding translation initiation factor IF-2, giving the protein MAKKRIYEIAKENKLTSAELVEKLKAAGVEVSGSLASVEEEVALKAIGGKAAAPKKQRKAPVKATNLGKRRRVIIDPSAAKRRSFVPAGRHQRARHKGRKGEVTAVAERQEQVATLDTSVVVKINSGATVKDISAALGISTSEIIKLLMSYGEMATITQSLSDEAISTLADDLERKVEIIHAADEQEEEVYADTAEDLLPRAPVVTIMGHVDHGKTSLLDAVRETEVTATEAGGITQHIGAYQVTHADKRITFLDTPGHEAFTAMRARGAKVTDVAVLVVAADDGVMPQTIEAIDHAKAAGVPIVVAVNKIDKPEANPERVRQELTEHALIPEDWGGDTVFVDVSAKQRTGLENMLEMIQLVADVQELKANPNAEASGVVIESKLDPGRGVVATVLVNRGTMHVGDAIVAGQASGKVKAMSDYKGRPLKEAGPSVPVEILGFDIVPQAGESCRVVEDERRARTLAGQRSDRIKAEILAKRRAFTLDDIFARIKEGEVKDLNLVIKADVAGSVEALEEALKQIKHVEVKINIIHTGVGAINESDVMLAAASQAIVLGFNVRPSAAAKTVADIEGVDVRTYSVIYKVTEDVRAALIGMLAPTFVEEELGEAEIRSIFKASKLGNIAGCYVTRGKVTRNAQVRLVREGTIVWTGKLASLKRFKEDTREVEEGYECGVLLEDFNDIKEGDVLEFFETKEVAAT; this is encoded by the coding sequence ATGGCCAAAAAAAGAATCTACGAGATTGCCAAGGAAAACAAACTGACCAGCGCTGAGCTGGTCGAGAAGCTCAAGGCTGCCGGTGTCGAAGTCAGCGGTTCCCTGGCCAGTGTCGAGGAAGAAGTGGCGTTGAAAGCCATCGGGGGCAAGGCAGCTGCTCCCAAGAAGCAGCGGAAGGCTCCGGTCAAGGCGACCAACCTCGGCAAGCGCCGTCGCGTCATAATCGATCCCTCGGCTGCCAAGAGGCGCAGTTTCGTTCCTGCTGGCCGGCATCAGCGGGCGCGGCATAAAGGGCGCAAAGGTGAAGTCACCGCTGTCGCCGAGCGCCAGGAGCAGGTCGCGACTCTCGATACCAGCGTGGTCGTCAAGATCAACTCCGGTGCTACCGTCAAGGACATCTCGGCGGCGCTCGGCATCTCCACTTCCGAGATCATCAAGCTGCTCATGAGTTATGGCGAGATGGCTACCATCACGCAGTCGCTCAGTGACGAGGCGATAAGCACCCTCGCTGACGACCTGGAGCGCAAGGTCGAGATCATCCACGCCGCTGACGAGCAGGAAGAAGAAGTATACGCCGATACGGCCGAAGACCTGCTGCCGCGGGCTCCGGTCGTGACCATCATGGGCCACGTGGATCACGGCAAGACCTCGCTGCTCGACGCTGTGCGCGAGACCGAAGTGACGGCGACCGAGGCCGGCGGAATCACCCAGCATATCGGCGCCTACCAGGTCACCCACGCTGACAAGCGCATAACTTTTCTGGATACTCCCGGCCACGAGGCTTTTACCGCCATGCGAGCGCGCGGCGCCAAGGTGACCGATGTGGCCGTGCTGGTCGTGGCGGCGGACGACGGCGTCATGCCGCAGACCATCGAGGCCATCGACCACGCCAAGGCGGCCGGAGTGCCGATCGTCGTGGCGGTCAACAAGATAGACAAGCCGGAAGCAAACCCTGAGCGGGTCCGGCAGGAACTCACGGAGCATGCGCTGATCCCTGAGGACTGGGGTGGCGATACAGTCTTCGTCGACGTCAGCGCCAAGCAGAGGACCGGCCTCGAGAACATGCTGGAGATGATCCAGCTGGTCGCAGACGTGCAGGAACTCAAAGCCAATCCCAACGCTGAGGCCAGCGGCGTGGTCATCGAGTCGAAGCTCGATCCCGGCCGCGGCGTGGTCGCGACCGTGCTGGTCAACCGCGGCACCATGCACGTAGGTGACGCCATCGTCGCGGGACAGGCATCGGGCAAGGTCAAAGCAATGAGCGATTACAAGGGACGGCCCCTGAAAGAAGCCGGTCCCTCGGTTCCGGTGGAGATCCTCGGTTTCGACATCGTGCCGCAGGCGGGCGAATCCTGCCGCGTGGTCGAGGACGAGCGGCGCGCCCGCACCCTCGCCGGGCAGCGTTCCGACCGTATCAAGGCTGAGATCCTGGCCAAGCGCCGGGCGTTCACCCTTGACGACATCTTCGCCCGGATCAAGGAAGGCGAGGTCAAGGACCTCAACCTGGTCATCAAGGCCGACGTCGCCGGTTCCGTGGAAGCGCTGGAAGAAGCGCTCAAGCAGATCAAGCACGTCGAGGTCAAGATCAACATCATCCACACCGGGGTCGGCGCCATCAACGAATCGGACGTCATGCTGGCGGCTGCTTCCCAGGCGATCGTCCTCGGTTTCAACGTACGCCCAAGCGCCGCTGCCAAGACGGTCGCGGACATCGAGGGCGTCGATGTGAGGACCTACAGCGTCATCTATAAGGTCACCGAGGATGTCAGGGCCGCCCTCATCGGCATGCTGGCCCCCACCTTCGTCGAGGAGGAACTCGGCGAGGCGGAGATCCGCAGCATCTTCAAGGCTTCGAAGCTCGGCAACATCGCCGGCTGTTACGTCACCCGCGGCAAGGTGACCCGCAACGCCCAGGTGCGCCTGGTCCGCGAAGGCACCATCGTCTGGACTGGCAAGCTGGCGTCTCTCAAGCGTTTCAAGGAAGACACCCGTGAGGTCGAGGAAGGCTACGAATGCGGCGTCCTCCTGGAAGACTTCAATGACATCAAGGAAGGCGACGTCCTTGAGTTCTTCGAGACGAAAGAAGTTGCAGCAACCTGA
- the nusA gene encoding transcription termination/antitermination protein NusA, with product MSKEIVGALRLLEEEKGISFQVLLTALEDALLSAYKKTPGAVEHARVVIDPESGEISIFELILPERPAAVEAAEAEAAAAAAAGEAEGGQASDETAAEAEEADAGETAASGEAAGGAAAEAPEEEGFDLSMYDESEIEKVRIETPEDFGRIAAQTAKQVIFQRIREAERDMMFDEYEGRKGEIVTGIVQQSDQRYTLVDLGKVEALLPESEQVDNDRYVHGSRIKAVIVDVRDHTKGPQVIVSRRSDELIRKLFELEVPEVADGLVVIRNVAREPGWRSKIAVESLEEGIDPVGACVGPRGSRVRMVVSELGGEKIDIIPYNDEPARFVAKALSPAKVREVLVDDEAMSATVVVPDDELSLAIGKEGQNARLANKLTGWRIDIKSESQMSEEEDSMAFSDEEVEELAGRCCAVTKSGKRCPNAALPGARYCGIAAHQKLVEQQEAEGLEPEAEAAAAEAAAETAAEAAAAEETATEETAEVAAEAPVAEESAATEETVNPG from the coding sequence ATGAGCAAGGAAATCGTAGGAGCCCTCAGGCTTCTGGAGGAAGAAAAGGGGATCAGCTTCCAGGTGTTGCTGACCGCCCTCGAGGACGCCCTGCTCTCCGCATACAAGAAGACGCCGGGCGCAGTCGAGCATGCCCGGGTAGTTATTGATCCGGAAAGCGGCGAGATCAGCATCTTTGAATTGATCCTGCCGGAACGTCCGGCTGCCGTTGAGGCCGCCGAAGCAGAGGCTGCCGCCGCGGCAGCGGCCGGAGAAGCTGAAGGCGGGCAGGCGAGCGATGAGACCGCAGCCGAGGCTGAAGAAGCCGATGCAGGCGAGACGGCAGCTTCAGGCGAAGCTGCCGGAGGCGCGGCAGCCGAAGCTCCCGAGGAGGAGGGATTCGACCTCTCCATGTATGACGAGAGCGAGATCGAGAAGGTCAGGATCGAGACTCCCGAGGACTTCGGACGCATCGCCGCCCAGACGGCCAAGCAGGTCATCTTCCAGAGGATACGCGAAGCCGAGCGTGACATGATGTTCGACGAATACGAGGGGCGCAAGGGCGAGATCGTCACCGGCATCGTCCAGCAGAGCGACCAGCGCTATACCCTGGTCGACCTGGGCAAGGTCGAGGCGCTTCTGCCCGAGAGCGAGCAGGTAGACAACGACCGCTACGTCCATGGTTCGCGCATCAAGGCGGTCATCGTCGATGTACGCGACCATACCAAGGGTCCCCAGGTGATAGTCTCGCGGCGCAGCGATGAGCTGATCCGCAAACTGTTCGAGCTGGAAGTTCCCGAAGTCGCCGACGGCCTGGTAGTGATCAGGAACGTGGCCCGCGAGCCGGGCTGGCGTTCGAAGATCGCCGTTGAGTCACTGGAAGAGGGGATCGATCCCGTCGGCGCGTGCGTCGGCCCGCGCGGTTCACGCGTGCGCATGGTCGTCAGCGAGCTCGGCGGCGAGAAGATCGACATCATCCCTTATAACGACGAACCCGCGCGTTTTGTGGCCAAGGCGCTGAGCCCGGCCAAGGTGCGCGAGGTCCTGGTGGACGACGAAGCCATGTCGGCCACCGTGGTTGTTCCCGACGACGAACTGTCGCTGGCGATCGGCAAGGAAGGGCAGAATGCCCGCCTGGCGAACAAGCTCACCGGCTGGCGCATCGACATCAAGAGCGAGAGCCAGATGTCGGAGGAAGAGGATTCCATGGCTTTCTCCGACGAAGAAGTCGAAGAACTCGCCGGCCGCTGCTGCGCTGTGACCAAGTCCGGCAAGCGCTGTCCCAACGCGGCCCTGCCCGGTGCTCGTTACTGCGGAATCGCTGCTCACCAGAAGCTGGTAGAGCAGCAGGAGGCCGAAGGCCTGGAGCCGGAAGCCGAGGCAGCTGCTGCTGAGGCGGCGGCAGAGACAGCAGCCGAAGCGGCTGCTGCAGAAGAGACAGCCACCGAAGAGACAGCAGAAGTAGCGGCGGAAGCGCCGGTTGCTGAAGAATCGGCGGCCACCGAAGAGACAGTCAATCCGGGGTAA
- a CDS encoding YeeE/YedE family protein, whose translation MTAPLITIAQATTDSIGVVGGTDARAIIFGLLTGIAFGVILQRVGASSFEMIVNMLRLKDLTVMKFFFLAIGVGSLGIYLTESLGGTVHIGIAPLYLIGITVGGLIFGVGWAVSGYCPGTSLVALGEGKTDAAVTIFGGLVGALTLALTWDWIEPNLVEPLNYGPKSLPDVLGVKPLLVAVVLTAVIVAFVMYLDHLKAGPEATTGETPGTAASS comes from the coding sequence ATGACCGCCCCCCTTATCACAATCGCGCAGGCAACCACCGATTCTATCGGCGTCGTCGGCGGTACTGACGCCCGGGCAATCATCTTCGGCCTGCTCACCGGGATCGCCTTCGGCGTGATACTTCAGAGGGTCGGCGCCTCGAGCTTCGAGATGATCGTGAACATGCTCCGGCTCAAGGACCTGACCGTCATGAAGTTCTTCTTCCTGGCGATCGGGGTCGGGTCGCTGGGCATCTATCTGACTGAATCACTGGGTGGCACCGTCCATATTGGCATCGCACCGCTCTACCTGATCGGCATAACCGTCGGCGGGCTCATCTTCGGCGTAGGCTGGGCGGTCAGCGGCTATTGCCCGGGCACATCACTGGTCGCCCTGGGCGAAGGCAAGACCGACGCCGCTGTCACGATTTTCGGAGGACTGGTGGGCGCGCTGACGCTGGCGCTGACCTGGGACTGGATCGAACCGAACCTGGTCGAGCCGCTGAACTACGGCCCCAAGAGCCTGCCGGATGTACTCGGCGTGAAACCGCTCCTGGTAGCAGTCGTTCTGACAGCCGTGATCGTTGCATTTGTGATGTATCTGGATCATCTGAAAGCAGGACCGGAAGCGACCACAGGCGAGACTCCGGGAACGGCCGCAAGCAGCTAG
- a CDS encoding rhomboid family intramembrane serine protease: MLPFKDNIPTDRFPLMTVVFMAINIAMFFYELTLEASGQLDGFLTQYGMTPYEITHGVSLVPRGLPVYITLLTSMFLHGGWLHLGGNMLYLWIFGNNVEDSMGRFRFVVFYLGCGLLASMAQIAIDPASDIPNIGASGAIAGVLGGYLLLYPRARVTTLVFLLVFITVVQLPAIFVLMFWFLFQLFYGLSELGSTSGGVAYFAHIGGFIAGLLAIKLFTLGKGRVHIKRGYM; encoded by the coding sequence ATGCTGCCGTTCAAGGACAACATCCCCACAGATCGTTTTCCGCTGATGACGGTGGTGTTCATGGCGATCAATATCGCCATGTTCTTCTATGAACTCACTCTCGAAGCCAGCGGTCAGCTCGACGGCTTTCTGACCCAATACGGCATGACTCCCTACGAGATAACCCATGGCGTCTCACTGGTTCCCCGCGGCCTTCCCGTCTACATCACCCTTCTCACCTCGATGTTCCTTCATGGCGGCTGGCTCCATCTCGGCGGCAATATGCTGTACCTGTGGATATTCGGTAACAATGTCGAGGACTCCATGGGCCGCTTCCGTTTTGTGGTTTTTTATCTGGGTTGCGGCCTTCTGGCCAGCATGGCGCAGATCGCCATCGATCCTGCTTCCGATATCCCCAACATCGGCGCCAGCGGCGCCATCGCCGGCGTCCTTGGCGGCTACCTGCTGCTTTATCCCCGGGCCAGGGTCACGACTCTGGTCTTCCTGCTGGTATTCATCACCGTGGTGCAGCTGCCTGCCATCTTCGTGCTGATGTTCTGGTTCCTGTTCCAGCTCTTTTACGGTCTCTCCGAACTGGGAAGCACATCCGGTGGCGTAGCATATTTCGCCCATATCGGGGGGTTCATCGCAGGCCTTCTGGCGATCAAATTGTTCACCCTGGGAAAGGGTAGGGTTCACATTAAGAGGGGCTACATGTAG
- a CDS encoding YeeE/YedE family protein: MELAEQKKHPRKRMNWIVGGILLGLLNTFAVATYGALGASRNYVVVDGFLLRLFGSNLTSTNEYLAQMPTRADWLLMVSLGMVIGGFLAALLTGTINTRSVPRLWKSRFGDSKPKRFAAAFAGGFLLLLGARIAGGCTSGLVLSGVAQLSIAGFIFGAAMFASGVPVAKLLYRKKAS, translated from the coding sequence ATGGAACTTGCGGAGCAGAAAAAACATCCCAGAAAAAGGATGAACTGGATCGTCGGCGGAATCCTGCTGGGATTGCTCAACACATTTGCCGTGGCTACATATGGGGCGCTGGGAGCGTCCCGGAATTACGTGGTGGTCGATGGTTTTTTACTGCGCCTCTTCGGCTCGAACCTCACATCCACCAACGAGTATCTCGCCCAGATGCCCACCAGGGCAGACTGGCTGCTTATGGTCAGCCTGGGCATGGTCATCGGCGGTTTTCTGGCCGCCCTTCTAACAGGCACGATCAACACCCGTTCGGTGCCAAGGCTCTGGAAAAGCCGCTTCGGTGACAGTAAGCCGAAACGCTTCGCCGCCGCTTTCGCAGGCGGTTTCCTGCTGCTGTTGGGCGCCCGCATCGCCGGCGGCTGCACCAGCGGCCTGGTTCTCAGCGGCGTGGCCCAGCTTTCCATCGCTGGCTTCATCTTCGGCGCCGCGATGTTCGCATCCGGTGTACCCGTTGCAAAACTCCTCTATCGAAAGAAGGCGTCATGA
- a CDS encoding YlxR family protein, whose translation MCAGCGNRFAKAALVRFTVRETPDGMMLVLGDVPGNVSGSAGSGHPGEGGSGRGVSGRGGYVCASLECLDKALARKTLVRRLKATAEASGLREDFARLIETR comes from the coding sequence ATGTGCGCCGGCTGCGGCAATCGATTTGCCAAAGCAGCTCTGGTTCGCTTTACTGTGCGAGAAACCCCGGATGGAATGATGCTGGTTTTAGGCGACGTGCCGGGTAACGTCAGCGGCTCGGCCGGTAGCGGCCACCCGGGAGAGGGTGGCTCTGGCAGGGGAGTCTCAGGAAGGGGAGGCTATGTCTGTGCTTCCCTCGAATGTCTTGACAAGGCGCTCGCCAGAAAGACCCTGGTCCGGAGGCTGAAGGCAACTGCTGAGGCCAGCGGTTTGAGAGAGGATTTCGCGCGTCTTATCGAGACGCGGTAA
- the rbfA gene encoding 30S ribosome-binding factor RbfA — translation MRRINEAVREVLSEAIAGGLKDPRIGFVTVVSVDTTPDLRSAKVYVSVLGDDDERDRTLEGLTHCRGYLQSQLAGQLGMKRTPTLSFLIDESIERGLRIEKLLKEIEEQ, via the coding sequence ATGCGCCGCATCAACGAGGCGGTCAGGGAAGTTCTCAGCGAAGCGATCGCGGGTGGCCTCAAGGATCCGCGAATCGGTTTTGTGACGGTGGTGAGTGTTGATACAACGCCAGACCTGAGGTCGGCTAAAGTATATGTCAGCGTACTGGGCGACGATGATGAGCGCGATCGGACGCTCGAGGGACTCACACATTGCCGCGGTTATCTGCAATCGCAGCTCGCCGGTCAGCTGGGCATGAAGCGGACACCAACGCTTTCCTTCCTGATCGACGAGAGCATCGAGCGCGGTCTGCGGATCGAGAAGTTGTTGAAGGAAATTGAAGAACAGTAG